In Lolium rigidum isolate FL_2022 chromosome 3, APGP_CSIRO_Lrig_0.1, whole genome shotgun sequence, the genomic window AAGACCCAaaacatattttttttttgaaagcagTAGCTTTATTACGAATAACTGTTGGGCAAATCGCGCATTACAAGAACAGCAATATCAGCTGGAACATCAGATTCCCACACCTTCATCGTACCAGATGTACACAAAGCACCTATCTTGGCTAACTCATGAGCGACTCCGTTCACATCCCTCTTACATGAAACAATAGAGCACTTGGAAAACCAGGTACGGCACTGGATCTTCAGGTCTACAATGATAGCTGCAGCAGGAGAAAAATCAACACTTGGGTTGTTCATAGCATACATAAGCAACTGTGCGTCAGTTTCAAAGATAACCCTTATTGCCCTCAAACTTGATGCCAGATCGATGGCAACTTCTAGCGCCTTGAGCTCAGCCATAAAAGCATCATGTATTCCATCGGCTCCACCAGCTGCGGCCGAGACGACATGGCCTTCCTCATCACGCACTATGACACCCCAGACACCATGATAGTTTCCTATTTTAAAAGACCCATCTATATTGAACTTCAGACAACCAGCATCTGGTGGTTCCCATTTGGCTGGTAAAAAGGTTGTATCTTGTCGAGCAGGTTTGCAAAATTCTAAACAATCAGCCGTTAAACACCTAGCATGGTATGCCAAGTCTGCTGCAGGCACCTTCTCCCCTCCTTCACGGATTTTGTTCTGTTGATTCCACCATATCCACCACATGGCTATTATCTCAACACGCTTGCGTTCATCCAATCTCCAAATCTCGTCCAAGACTTCCTGAACACCATTACACTGTATCAATTTTCCTCTGATTTCTAGTATATTCAGCTCTTTCCATACCTCCTTAACTGACTTGCACTTAAGAAACAGGTGACAACCATCCTCGTCTATCCTCTTACAGACCAAGCATTTAGTATCTTCCAAACCATACCTCGGCGAATCAAATTGGACCGCACAGCTAGAGAATTGTGAGCAAGTCGCCAGGCAAACATTCACAACTTGTTTGGACATGGCAACTGCCACAAATGAAGCCAACACTGATCACCGTTCCCTCCCATTGACTCCGGAATACTTGAGCTCGATTCACCCTGCCTTGCACCATCTCTTCGTACAATATCTCTATGTAGTTTGTAGGCTTGTTTTACAGAGTGAACTCCCTTTGGATCAAAATGCCACGCACGAAAATCTACTGCCCCTTCCCGCAATGGTATATTTAGGATCATATCAACATCACCCGGCCAGAATGTGTCCTTGACAAGCTGCACATCCCAATTCCCTGTAATTGGGCTGATTAGTTCACTAACGTTTGTAAGAAGACCATTGCGAGGGGTTGCAACCTTTCTACACCAAAGCTTAGGAATCCACGGATCATCCCAAATGCGCACTTGTGTTCCATCTCCTATTCTCCAGATCACTCCTTGTTTAAGCAAGTCAATACCATGCAGTATACCTCGCCACGTGTACGATATGCCTTGCTCTGCCTTAGCTTCTAGGACATCCCCATTTGGATAGTACTTAGCTCGTAGAATCTGGGCGCAAAGACTATCAGGAAACTGAACCAAGCGCCATGCTTGTCGAGAGAGCATATTATTAATGTAATGATATATGATAAGCCctgaaagtactccctccgttccaaaaaaaAGCTTCTCAACTTTTTCTATGTACGGATGTACCTATAGCTAAAACATGTCTATGTACCTTCgaatctagacaaaattgagaaGCTTTttgaggaacggagggagtagtactttgCAGCTGATGTCTAGGGAATAATTAAATATACACCCGTCACTAAAATAGTGCACTTTTACACAATTCCTGAATATTTTTAGCACAAAAGCACAAACATAGCAAGGGCAAGCTTCCATTTGTTCTATCTGCCATAGCAAGGGCAGTTTAGTAGTTTGCATTTCTACACTTACTTTTTTTTACAGTGCTAATGTATGATTTCCACATACAGTTACTTTCAGGAGGATCGCAGGATTTTGATGTCGATGACCTGCGGAACCACACCAAGTACACTGGTGGTTATACCGAGTCAAGTCGAACTGTTAAACTCTTCTGGGAGGTATGTGTAGTTGCCTCGTCATGGTCTTTTAACTCGATGCATCACAGATCTTGGGTTCAAACCTATCTAGGTACAGTGGTACAAACTCCCATTGGACCATTAGATGGTACAAATTACAGTATCGACAGGGTGTAGCCCACATAAATAACTTGCCAGTTCATGAATTGATTATTTAGGAAGTTACTGATCATCTATCATTCAACTCCCCAATCCCTTGTAGAGAAAATAAAAAAGTAGACAAGCATTAATTACCTGCCAGCTTTGCATAATGCTGAAAACTTATTGCTGTCATACTTTTTTTAGCAACATTACTGTAGGGGGAAGCCCCTACGGTGTAATTTCTTTTATTACTTAGAAAAGAGATGTACAAACTAAGTCAAATTTCAAGTCCATGGGATTACATCAAGGTGGGAAAAAATGGGCTAAAGAAGAGAGCATTATTCAAAGATGTTTAGCAGCCAGTCCACTAGGGGTTGTACCAACGAAGCTTTCAATCTATAACAATGTAacatcagatcattctgaaacgtcacTCTCCAAATTGCTGTCATACTACATCCCAAGGCTATctccttgtgaagcttgtgacctCTTCTTTTGGCTAAATGATATATCTGTTGAATATGATGTCCATTTATTCTGCTTTGCTGCTCGTTGGTATGCTATGCACACAATCAATTGGTCTGGCCAAATATCAGTTCTGCTGCCCAACTGCAATGCAAATACTATCTTACCGTGATGAATTGAAACAGTtgtaatggcatgttgggtgttgGAATATGCAGGTCATCAAAGGATTTAAGCCGACCGATCGTTGCCTGCTACTGAAGTTTGTGACAAGCTGTTCACGAGCTCCACTACTAGGATTCAAGTACCTGCAACCTTGTTTCACAATTCACAAGGTTTGCTCAAGCAGACCGAGAATACCTTTCCTTTTTCTATCTCAGCAACTTGATTGATATAGCAAGTTCCACATGTCATTGTTTACCCAGGTTCCATGTGACGTGCCACTTTGGGCTACAATTGGAGGGCAAGATGTGGATCGTCTTCCATCTGCTTCGACATGTTACAATACGCTCAAGGTACACAACCATATCATATCCATGTAGTTTCTCCAGCTTTCATAATATGTCCAACTTGTTCACCATCCTAACTCAGAACAACTTCCCATTGAGCATTGAGCAATGGTCAGAGCATGTAACCCTATATATTTCCTTGTTCCTTTGGATGCGTCGCAGCTTCCAACATACAAGAGGTCGAGCACACTGAGGAGCAAGCTCGTGTACGCAATCAGCTCGAATACTGGGTTTGAACTCTCGTAGATACGGTGCCCCGTCATGTTTTGCTGCTGTGAATAGAGAGGTGCAGCGATGTTGTATCAGATTCTTGCGGTGTTTACTGCTCACGGTAAATGTACTTGGTTTTATTGCTCTACATTGTTAGCACCAGGGAATTATGGGAAACAAACTTATTTGATggaatgaaaatatgaaatgcGCACCTTCCCAGTTTTACGGTTGTTGCTGGTTGCAAGCTGCTGGAAAGATTGTTGCATCCTGATAAGTGAGACCTGGGCATGCAGTGCATTGAAAGCGCCTCAGATGGCCGTGCAGTGGTTTAGCACATGAAGGCCGGCTAGTGGGCCGTGCCTGCTCAGGCGCATTGATCTGCGGCACGAGCTTTGCAGGAGCTATATATCTACAGTCCTACACAGGAAAAAGGCGTAGCACGGAAATGACTATGCCTCACTCATATTTCTTTCTTATGCTATCCTATAATTTTTGTTATTATCATGCCATATTGATCACTGTGCCAGAAGTATCAGAATGGGTCGTGGTGTGCTGACTACGAATGCCTGGAAACCTCTGATTAGAAGTTGTCATATCGTGTACTGGAAAGTGGATAGCTCAAATGTTCCTTATTTCATAGTACGTTTGTCTTACAGATGACTAAAACTAGCAAATGTGTAGTACATGCGTAGTGCCAAAAGCATCCTGACATTATTACATGCAACCACATTCACATCACTCGAAGCTGCAAGCAAGTGCAACCATACACCTAGGGATCACCATAGAGACATCAAGCGCTGGAAGCAAACAAAATAGACTGACTAGCTAGAAGAGATGACAAGCAAGGTAATCAAGGTACGTAGCTAGCTACTAGGTAATTAAACATGCATGATACGACGACGGCCGTCGGTCCGGGAGATAGGGCTGGATCAGGGTTCAGGTTCAGGAGATGAGCTGGAGGCCCTGGAGGAGCAGCGCGTCGGCGAGCACCTTGTTGgcggcgtcggtggggtggaagccgtcccagaAGACGTAGCCCGTGGCGTTGGCGCACGTCCCCGGCGCCCCCTGGTGGCACAGCACCGACGTCTCGATCGTCCCCGTCCCGCAGCACGCCCGCCGAGCCTCGAAGAACCCTGCAATTTGATGACCACATCCATCAGTATCCGGATCGATCTTCAAGACACATACACGACGCAAACTGAAGACGAAGTTATTACGTACCGGCGCTGTTGGGGTCGCTGACGAGGTTGAGCAGCGGGTTGTAGATGTCGAAGACGACGAGCTTCAGGTCCGGCCGCTGCTTCTTCACCGCCTCCGACGCCGCCTGCAGCTTCGTGTTGAAGGTCAGCGAGTCGTTGTTCAGCCGCTCCACGCAGCCGCCGTTGCTACCGCCACCGCCGAACAGGGTAACGGACGCCGGCAGGCACCCCATCGGCGGCAGCGACGTCACCCCGATCCGCCTCGCACCCAGACCGTATAGGCTCTGCGTGCCAATACACCCATCAGTCGTCAGTTACTCAGCAAGGAAATTAGAGCATAcagttagaaaagaaacaaacatTCTGTTGCACTGGTTCTTCTATATCTACATGAGACAATTATCCCAGGTGTGCGTCGTGCTTAATTCATGGACCGCATTGACTGCATACTCGGTGGGTCGTTACGATCTTGCAGCCGAGGTAGGCCACGGCAAACCGTGTCAGTGTCCTCAATGCAGGAACAGGACCCCCTACACTGCAGAGGGAGTAGTAATAGCATTGACCGGAGAGAAATGTTGCAGGTTTTCCTTGGCCATGGATTTCCATGGCGCATTTACGAGGACCGGTGACGAGGTGTTGGGAGAGCAGGAACAGGTATTGATGCCGCTGTGTTTTCGCACATGCATGATCAGATATCTGCAACGGGATAGTTACTGCTTATTGACGCGTTTCTTTCTTGAGCCAGGAAATTTTCCTCCAAATGTactagctaataagtaccatgagCGGTAAAAATCTTCTACACAGAGGACATCTACAATGCGAGATGCTTAGGTGTGCTTAGAAAAATAAATCGGATTTTGTCTAAGCACTAGTGGTTATTTACACTAGACAGATGACTAACAGCCACCTCTTGTGTACGAATAAGAGTGTTTAAGATCTTTTGTGCAAATAAGAGTGCTTAAGAAAAAAACTTGTGATAGGATATTCACACCGCTCGTCAGAGACACATGTTGGTTGAGCAGCATAGTTACTGATCGCCATTGAATCCCTGAGGTCCTACCCGTAGGTACTGTGTTACGCGCAGGGAGAAAAAATGGGTACCGTGACCTTCGACCCATTACTCGCCACTGCAAGTTATTCAATTGCCTGTCTGCTCAAGATTGAAAGTGTCTAGATACCGGTCGCTGCATACTAGGATCCCACCCTTTGAGAATCCAATGCAGATAACCATGGAAGAAATGGAGAAACGTCGTTAAAACTAGCTCGCCAAAGCTCTCTACGACTCTACTAAAGGTCGATCGCTCTAGCGCGATCTAGGAGTGCTCTGATGTGGTGCAATCAATAGAGTTTAAGCAGAGGAAATCCGACATGATAGAACTACGTACTACTACAGTCAGCTATCAGATGAAGTTTAGGAGTTATTGGTCTGCATGCACAATGTTGACATCGAAATCCAAATTTGTGATCTATGAGTACTCCGATGTGGTGAAATCCAACATGATAGAACAGGAATACTCCTACGTACACTAAATATCAACTCAAGTTTAGGAGTTACTCTCTCCGTTTCACGTTACTAGTTGTCaatcagcgacaactaatatggaaataCTAATTATTCCGTCTGCACAATGTTGACATCGAAATCAAAATTTTGCCCTCAACTAGAAGTCTAGAACACTACTCTTTCTGGAATAGTCGACAGCAGGATACAGCTTTAGTTACTGAGAGTGAAAATTTGGACTTTCTGCAGCAGTTCAGATGGTTACTAGCTAGATGGTCAGTTTGATTTGTTACCTCGATGAATGCAGTGAAGGGCGTCATGAGCGCGTCGGCGAACTGGTCGGGCGTGTATGCGGCGGCGAGCATCGCGTTGACGTAGTAGTTCTGCACGTAGTCGCTGGTGCCGGCGCTCACGACGTAGATGGACCCCGACGTCAGCGACGCCGCGTGCGAGCTGCCGGCGACCGCCGCCACCTTGGACTGGTACTCCTTGAAGTAGTTCAGCTGCTGTCCCAGCGAGATCGCGCCCTGCGTGCGTCCGAGTGTGTGCATTTCATTAGTGCCCGCCGTATTTAACCATAGCTAGCTCGTGCACGGTCATGGCTTGGCGCATGCATGTGTCCTAGGCTGCTAGCTTGACCGATGGAATTGATGAGCGAGTTAGAGAGAGTGACGTACGTAGAGCGCGGCGGTGGCGTCGAGGTACCCGGCGGCGCCGGAGGCGAAGTTGGCGCCGTGGAGGAGGCTCCTGTTGTCGGTCTGCGCCTCCTCGCCCAGGTACGCCGGCGGGTACGAGCTGAGCCCCAGGTTTTCGACTGCACACATCAGCGCGCCCGACATTGTCAGTTAAGCACTCCTTGCTTGCACGATCGAACAGAGGTAAGCTCAGGGCGCGTTGCTGCGGCGTACCGGTGTAGTCGGTGGCGAGCTTGCCGTTGCAGAAGCGGCCGGTGGGCGCGTGGGTGGCGGGGAAGTCCCGGCCGTAGGGCGGGAAGTCGGCGCGCACCAGCGTGGCCAGGCGGTTGTTGTTGCCGGCGTCCACCACCGAGTCCCCGAAGATCATCACGCCGGGCACCAGCGCCTGCCCCGCGCACCGCCCCGCCgccgacagcagcagcagcagcgcccaCGCCGCCATCTGGTGGTGCATGCAGCCGACACGCGTGTGGTTTGGGAGGAAAACTACGATGGTGCTCTGCTCTGCTCTCCTTGAGGTTTACACGGCCGGTGGTGCGCGTGTAGAGTGAGGGAGTGTGGTATTCAAGGGTGAGGGcggagttagggcatctccaacggggcgacccatcccgcgcccgcgcgtccggatgggtccagccggacaaaaacccggcccaacgcggggacgcaccgcaaaagcggacggccgcggcgtccggaacgacgcaaacccggcccaaatctgggccgggtttgcgtggccgcggatggcacgcggcgtcctcgcgtgtccgccctgtccgcgtggctggcccacctgtcggtgccccagtcctattaaatgtggaccggggaaggggactgtccctatccagtccccactttccactccggccgcacgcgcgagctcgaagcttccgcgccgccatggccccgaagcgcgagttctcgccatccgccaacgaccacgaggccggcagcagccggccagtcgcgccggcgccgttcgccatggggccgccggcgacgcccagacgcgaccggatctacgtccaccgtagcggtggcgcggatgttcagggacgccggcgtcccaatgccgtgggggacgtgcacctccccacggccggcacctcgagcccggatcgggttccggtgccgcccatcccggcgtcgagccgcgcccgctacgccgagatccggaggcgccgcgctcgagCTGCCGCGGACCTCCGGcgggaccccgcgtacggcgacgcaagtcccaaccgggacttgtggttcgaggtggagcacgatgcgcggcggcgcacgtgcttcacatccgcgacggcgcggcctcgcgcgcagccgggcACGAGCTCGctaggcgggccggccgccgcccggcggcctctacatcaacgagcccgcgccccagccccagccgcagccgcagccgcagccccaggaggaggagaacgacccggagctgcaggcggcgctcgcggcgtcccgcgagcagcaggacctcgacgagctggccaaatggccgctcctcgccgagacgctgcgcacctccgcggctggaggaggcggccgggaaggcccgggaggacgcccgggcggacgcgtgggccttcctccagccgcgcgcgccgtcgaggaggaggccgctacgcgtcggggcggcgctccgggaggaggagcgccgggccgcgcgcctggcggaggaggagcgcccggccacgccggcggaggagcagctccgacaggagtccgcgcggagggcacggctgcgcaggccggcgagcccgccgaacgcgcactccgcctgggaaagggcgcagtgggaccctggccggagtccccggtgccctccggcgtgtcgagccggaacagcgcgtcgccgccgggcggcgtcgtcgtcatcgacgccgacgatgacgagtactactgggggtagtactgccggcggccaccgcgagctcgcaaaccctggctagggtttgctttttttttttagtttaaagccatatatggctttcttttgtgtaaaatttgcccaaaatagggctaagtttaatgaccaactagtttaaatttatgttttgttcttttccttttttattttcatttctgttttattttattaccaatgcgctgcgtccgcgcgttgggcgcagcgtgcgacccaaacggacacgcggacgcgggccgctgtccgggtgtccgttcggccacgcaaacggctcaaaacggacggcccagcgcgtccgtttgggtcgcgcggttggagatgcccttactctgCTACTACTGCTGGGTCGAAGGGGATGGTTGGAGGCGGGAGCACATTCAATGAGAAGATTCTCGACGAGATAAATAGAGTAGACTCGGCAGAGTAGTTTGCGGCCATGTAATTTTGTTTTTGACTTGCTAGTTGCTACAGTATATCTCAAACACTATCTGGAGTATTCTTTTGAGTGTAACTACGGCTGGCCTCACGCCAGCCTGAACATTTTTATATCAACATCGAAAACAAATGACAAATTAGCGCATTACCCTTTTCAGAGAACTGAGAGGAGAGAGAACTAACGTTCAGATATCAACATCTGGAGTCATCTTTCGGAATCCCTGAAGTAAAAGTACAAAAATAGCTACGAACTGTATCCTGATCTAATTTTCTTTGAACCACGACCCTACAGTCAAAGTTGAAGTGTTAAGTTAACCGAAAT contains:
- the LOC124699858 gene encoding GDSL esterase/lipase At5g03820-like gives rise to the protein MHHQMAAWALLLLLSAAGRCAGQALVPGVMIFGDSVVDAGNNNRLATLVRADFPPYGRDFPATHAPTGRFCNGKLATDYTVENLGLSSYPPAYLGEEAQTDNRSLLHGANFASGAAGYLDATAALYGAISLGQQLNYFKEYQSKVAAVAGSSHAASLTSGSIYVVSAGTSDYVQNYYVNAMLAAAYTPDQFADALMTPFTAFIESLYGLGARRIGVTSLPPMGCLPASVTLFGGGGSNGGCVERLNNDSLTFNTKLQAASEAVKKQRPDLKLVVFDIYNPLLNLVSDPNSAGFFEARRACCGTGTIETSVLCHQGAPGTCANATGYVFWDGFHPTDAANKVLADALLLQGLQLIS